In Struthio camelus isolate bStrCam1 chromosome 4, bStrCam1.hap1, whole genome shotgun sequence, a genomic segment contains:
- the ARL9 gene encoding ADP-ribosylation factor-like protein 9 isoform X1 — translation MGSGLRPAARWGAALAVAGGAAAALWVCVRSRAPPPPPAAAEQGRGRSRQILVLGLDGAGKSSVLHSLATDRVKRGTAPTEGFNAVCVHAGETQMEFLEIGGSESLRSYWRMYLPKVLLLVYVVDSADHARLPVAKQLLHQLIQNDSTLPVVILANKQDLEGAYCITDIHDALALSDIGDKRKMFLIGTHVAEDGSEISSSMKDAKELITQLVLETQ, via the exons aTGGGCTCCGGCCTGCGGCCCGCGGCGCGGTGGGGGGCGGCGCTGGCcgtggcgggcggcgcggccgcggcgctgtgGGTCTGCGTGCggagccgggccccgccgccccctccggccgccgccgagcag GGCAGGGGGCGAAGCAGGCAGATACTGGTGCTCGGCCTGGACGGGGCGGGGAAGAGCAGCGTGCTGCACTCGCTGGCCACTGACCGCGTGAAGCGCGGCACGGCCCCCACGGAGGGCTTCAACGCCGTCTGCGTCCACGCCGGAGAGACCCAGATGGAGTTCCTGGAGA TCGGGGGTAGCGAGTCTCTGCGTTCCTACTGGAGGATGTACTTGCCCAAAGTGCTGCTGCTCGTCTACGTCGTGGATTCAGCTGATCATGCCCGACTGCCTGTGGCAAAACAGCTGCTTCATCAACTGATCCAGAATGACTCCACCCTGCCGGTGGTGATTCTGGCCAACAAGCAG GACCTTGAAGGTGCATACTGCATCACAGATATCCATGATGCTCTGGCGCTGTCTGATATTGGGGACAAGAGGAAGATGTTCTTGATTGGTACCCATGTGGCAGAGGATGGCTCTGAGATCTCCTCCAGCATGAAGGATGCAAAGGAGCTGATAACACAGCTGGTTTTGGAAACGCAGTGA
- the ARL9 gene encoding ADP-ribosylation factor-like protein 9 isoform X3: protein MEFLEIGGSESLRSYWRMYLPKVLLLVYVVDSADHARLPVAKQLLHQLIQNDSTLPVVILANKQDLEGAYCITDIHDALALSDIGDKRKMFLIGTHVAEDGSEISSSMKDAKELITQLVLETQ from the exons ATGGAGTTCCTGGAGA TCGGGGGTAGCGAGTCTCTGCGTTCCTACTGGAGGATGTACTTGCCCAAAGTGCTGCTGCTCGTCTACGTCGTGGATTCAGCTGATCATGCCCGACTGCCTGTGGCAAAACAGCTGCTTCATCAACTGATCCAGAATGACTCCACCCTGCCGGTGGTGATTCTGGCCAACAAGCAG GACCTTGAAGGTGCATACTGCATCACAGATATCCATGATGCTCTGGCGCTGTCTGATATTGGGGACAAGAGGAAGATGTTCTTGATTGGTACCCATGTGGCAGAGGATGGCTCTGAGATCTCCTCCAGCATGAAGGATGCAAAGGAGCTGATAACACAGCTGGTTTTGGAAACGCAGTGA
- the SPMAP2L gene encoding sperm microtubule associated protein 2-like encodes MRHSDNRVKEMCGSPIEYSRYSSEAFKAPFEVVDHKAQALPSLWGFRPETLDQQDRTVTSDLDLNIQYKRLQCCIMHAPGTQASFCRLQELARPKKVFCANDPRLMWGNQQTIWTLSRGAMTARPSPRTVALAKPKRNFDGKPQRRPLFLYSCGRESEIWERPPLVDFGLPSDRLLKLSEPKKHQAAYLQQRPRQSPEWPVSPGALSCEASPRVLQLAQPKALHPAFLPAREVETQVTSAAALARPSSRLQHLAEPRLKKETCYYDLGSPECAIWPVSKAAQQAIASPRTLELAKAKRLLPDYKPLRDAEWPVTKAATLAVATPRLVELAQPRKRPPMDLAQFNPEAFTVKEAAKKATCSARLQELAQPVKH; translated from the exons ATGAGACACTCAGACAACAGAGTTAAGGAGATGTGTGGG AGTCCAATTGAATACAGCCGCTACTCCTCTGAGGCTTTCAAAGCTCCCTTTGAAGTAGTG GATCACAAAGCACAAGCACTTCCCAGCCTCTGGGGTTTCAGACCTGAGACACTGGATCAGCAGGACCGGACAGTGACTTCTGATCTGGATCTGAATATTCAGTATAAACGTCTTCAGTGCTGCATAATGCATGCTCCAGGGACACAGGCCAG TTTTTGCCGGCTCCAAGAACTTGCAAGACCCAAGAAAGTGTTTTGTGCAAATGATCCCAG GCTAATGTGGGGAAACCAACAGACCATCTGGACCCTCTCACGGGGCGCCATGACTGCTCGGCCGTCCCCAAGAACAGTGGCCCTGGCCAAGCCCAAGCGCAATTTTGATGGCAAGCCCCAGCGCAG ACCCCTCTTCTTGTACAGCTGTGGCCGGGAATCAGAGATCTGGGAGCGTCCCCCGCTAGTGGATTTTGGCTTGCCTTCTGATCGGCTACTGAAGTTATCTGAGCCTAAAAAACACCAGGCAGCTTACCTGCAGCAAAG ACCCCGCCAGTCCCCTGAGTGGCCTGTGTCACCAGGTGCACTGAGCTGTGAAGCTTCCCCTCGCGTCCTGCAACTTGCCCAGCCCAAGGCGCTGCACCCTGCGTTCCTGCCAGCCAGAGAG GTGGAGACGCAGGTTACAAGCGCTGCAGCCTTGGCCAGACCGTCCTCGCGGTTACAGCATCTCGCAGAGCCCCGGCTCAAGAAGGAGACCTGCTACTATGACCTGGGATCCCCTGAATGTGCCATCTGGCCG GTGtccaaggcagctcagcaggcaATCGCAAGTCCTCGGACCCTAGAGTTGGCCAAGGCAAAAAGGTTGCTTCCCGACTATAAGCCCCTGAGGGATGCTGAGTGGCCAGTGACAAAGGCAGCGACGCTTGCAGTGGCTACACCAAGGCTCGTGGAACTGGCCCAACCTCGCAAAAG GCCTCCTATGGACTTGGCTCAGTTCAACCCCGAGGCGTTCACGGTGAAGGAGGCTGCTAAGAAGGCGACTTGCTCCGCTCGGCTCCAAGAACTGGCGCAGCCCGTTAAGCACTGA